The Pelobates fuscus isolate aPelFus1 chromosome 2, aPelFus1.pri, whole genome shotgun sequence genome has a segment encoding these proteins:
- the GPR17 gene encoding uracil nucleotide/cysteinyl leukotriene receptor, producing MSDPDGVILINSSSFSWVDPCVHETWLENILLSVCYILGLLVGGLGNVLALSLFIRDRQPRSPSDIFLLHLALSDLFLLLSLPTRLYYHLSGNNWPFGSMPCRLSGFVFYLNMYASLYFLAGISIDRYLAIVHPLNSIKFRRPLHAHVICILLWAIVAFATAPLLLSHKQTMTENGCRLLYRETPSLRALTSLSAAFAIPFLGTVTCYGLILKRLRQGGDRKPKERAVKMVLLVLTIFLICFVPYHLSRALYHVLMPGGEDSAAMSPCNLRQGLALANRFTSCLSTLNAALDPLVYFFAVKKFRQTLLQLPCRRQEAGEQKNRQENQTEDSSLSAKTEV from the coding sequence ATGAGTGACCCTGATGGTGTAATACTTATAAACTCATCCAGCTTCTCCTGGGTGGATCCCTGTGTACATGAAACATGGCTGGAGAACATTCTGCTATCGGTTTGCTACATTCTGGGTCTGCTTGTTGGAGGCCTGGGAAATGTCCTTGCTCTTTCACTGTTTATACGAGATCGCCAACCACGATCACCATCGGATATCTTCCTTCTCCACCTCGCCTTGTCCGATCTCTTCCTGCTTCTTAGTTTGCCAACACGGCTCTACTACCACCTGTCTGGCAACAACTGGCCTTTTGGCTCCATGCCATGTCGCCTGTCTGGTTTTGTATTTTACCTAAATATGTATGCCAGTCTCTATTTTCTGGCAGGCATAAGCATTGACCGTTACCTAGCTATTGTGCATCCACTCAACTCCATCAAGTTTCGCAGGCCTCTGCATGCCCATGTGATATGCATACTACTGTGGGCTATCGTGGCTTTTGCTACGGCACCTTTATTGTTAAGTCATAAGCAAACGATGACAGAAAATGGTTGCCGACTGCTCTACCGTGAAACGCCATCATTGAGAGCACTGACATCACTCAGCGCGGCATTTGCCATCCCTTTCTTGGGAACAGTCACTTGTTATGGACTCATTTTAAAGCGTCTCCGTCAAGGAGGTGACAGAAAACCTAAAGAGCGGGCAGTAAAGATGGTTTTGCTGGTTCTTACAATATTTCTGATCTGTTTTGTTCCCTACCATCTAAGCAGGGCACTTTATCATGTGCTGATGCCCGGTGGGGAGGATTCAGCTGCAATGTCACCATGTAACTTGCGTCAAGGTCTGGCGTTGGCAAACCGATTCACTTCCTGCCTCAGTACCCTAAACGCTGCTCTAGATCCACTTGTGTATTTCTTTGCGGTCAAGAAATTTCGGCAGACACTGCTTCAGCTTCCTTGTAGACGACAGGAAGCGGGGGAACAGAAAAACAGACAGGAAAATCAAACAGAAGATAGCTCTCTGAGTGCCAAGACAGAAGTCTGA